The following proteins are encoded in a genomic region of Nitrospirota bacterium:
- a CDS encoding CdaR family protein → MKKFFLENTGLKIASVLLAIVLWLFVTSRGQSEMSIDVPLEFKNIPAGLEIANNNIKTVSLNIKGQERLIRNVKSSDIRVYVDLSKAKRGEGIYYISREDTRVPRSVTVTSISPLSVKVVTEETITKTVRIVPVVFGEPERGYYVRALDVTPQNVVIEGIRSEIAKVSNLKTEPLDVTGYNMSFSQMVKIDLTGKNIRPQVNEVSIKVMIGARTQ, encoded by the coding sequence ATGAAGAAATTTTTTCTCGAAAATACCGGCCTCAAGATCGCATCTGTTCTGCTGGCGATTGTATTATGGCTTTTCGTGACGTCGCGCGGGCAGTCGGAGATGTCCATCGATGTGCCGCTTGAGTTCAAGAATATTCCGGCAGGCCTCGAAATAGCAAATAATAACATAAAAACGGTCAGCCTCAATATCAAGGGGCAGGAGAGGCTTATCAGGAATGTGAAATCCTCTGACATAAGGGTGTATGTTGACCTGAGCAAGGCCAAAAGGGGAGAAGGTATCTATTATATCAGCAGGGAAGATACGCGAGTGCCGCGAAGCGTTACGGTTACCAGCATCAGCCCGCTCAGCGTGAAAGTAGTAACCGAGGAGACAATAACCAAGACTGTCAGGATCGTGCCTGTTGTCTTTGGTGAGCCGGAGAGGGGCTATTATGTGAGAGCGCTTGATGTGACTCCGCAGAATGTAGTGATTGAAGGGATACGGTCAGAGATAGCGAAGGTCAGCAATCTGAAGACAGAACCGCTTGATGTGACCGGCTACAACATGTCGTTTTCCCAAATGGTGAAGATCGACCTGACCGGAAAGAATATCAGGCCGCAGGTGAATGAGGTCTCGATTAAAGTAATGATCGGAGCAAGAACGCAATGA